One stretch of Hymenobacter chitinivorans DSM 11115 DNA includes these proteins:
- a CDS encoding GPW/gp25 family protein gives MSNEYYRLPLDFETLLQRRALPRCSEEESIAQHLYLMLTTYFGESRFDPTFGCLVWEQDFEAMTNMRWKDAVQRSVEETIRSHEPRLEQVKVLVGVDDFEMKGVSQRIRKRLEVTVKAVLHRTNEPFGFRASLFVAPLSVS, from the coding sequence ATGAGCAACGAGTACTACCGTCTTCCCCTCGACTTCGAAACCCTGCTGCAGCGCCGCGCCCTGCCGCGCTGCTCGGAGGAGGAGTCCATTGCCCAGCATCTGTACCTGATGCTGACCACTTACTTCGGCGAGTCGCGCTTCGACCCCACCTTCGGCTGCTTGGTCTGGGAGCAGGATTTTGAGGCCATGACCAACATGCGCTGGAAAGATGCCGTGCAGCGCTCCGTGGAGGAAACCATCCGCAGCCACGAGCCCCGCCTGGAGCAGGTGAAAGTGCTGGTCGGCGTCGACGACTTCGAAATGAAGGGTGTGAGCCAGCGGATCCGAAAACGGCTCGAAGTAACGGTCAAAGCCGTGCTGCACCGCACCAACGAACCGTTCGGCTTCCGCGCCAGCCTGTTTGTGGCGCCTTTATCGGTTAGCTAA